In the Posidoniimonas corsicana genome, one interval contains:
- a CDS encoding shikimate dehydrogenase family protein, with translation MSESSLLEKCCLIGQSVTGNPTHFMVDRAFAETGLDWRFLTFEVGESRLVDAIRGVSALGFSGVLLLPSLQRLSWDHVGKHTERADQTRSVSCLMRRDDRLVGDDLAGESVIACIVRSLPIAGRHAAVLGLEGRGLATAYALLQHGAASLRIADLSQDDSQEQIDRLKATFPDRLVETIDADDQFIDLPGEVNLLASASCWDKKRDAPVAEALAPSLRDDMIVADARVRAGLSPLLHRAAERGAKVVPGIEILAREIAEAVRLWTGVEPPEDALLDAAEEFLGV, from the coding sequence GTGTCCGAGTCCTCGCTGCTTGAGAAGTGCTGCCTGATCGGCCAGTCGGTCACCGGCAACCCCACGCACTTCATGGTCGACCGGGCCTTCGCCGAGACCGGGCTCGACTGGCGTTTCCTGACGTTTGAGGTCGGCGAGTCGCGGCTGGTGGACGCCATCCGCGGCGTGTCGGCGTTGGGGTTCAGCGGCGTGCTGCTGCTCCCCTCGCTTCAGCGGCTGAGCTGGGACCACGTTGGCAAGCACACCGAACGGGCCGACCAGACGCGGTCGGTGTCGTGCCTGATGCGTCGCGACGACCGCCTGGTGGGCGACGATCTGGCCGGCGAGAGCGTGATCGCCTGCATCGTCCGCTCGCTGCCCATCGCCGGGCGGCACGCGGCCGTGCTGGGGCTCGAGGGCCGCGGGCTCGCCACCGCGTACGCGTTGCTGCAGCACGGCGCCGCGTCGCTGCGGATCGCGGACCTTAGCCAGGACGACAGCCAAGAGCAGATCGACCGGCTCAAGGCGACCTTCCCGGACCGGCTGGTCGAGACCATCGACGCCGACGACCAGTTCATCGACCTGCCGGGCGAGGTCAACCTGCTGGCGTCGGCCTCGTGCTGGGACAAGAAGCGCGACGCGCCGGTCGCCGAAGCCCTGGCGCCCTCCCTGCGGGACGACATGATCGTGGCCGACGCCCGCGTCCGCGCCGGGCTGAGCCCGCTGCTGCACCGCGCGGCCGAACGCGGCGCCAAGGTCGTGCCGGGCATCGAGATCCTCGCCCGCGAGATCGCCGAAGCGGTGCGGCTGTGGACCGGCGTTGAACCGCCCGAAGACGCCTTGCTAGACGCGGCGGAAGAGTTCCTTGGCGTATGA